The proteins below are encoded in one region of Carettochelys insculpta isolate YL-2023 chromosome 14, ASM3395843v1, whole genome shotgun sequence:
- the LOC142020746 gene encoding uncharacterized protein LOC142020746 isoform X1 gives MESRPLPVEVIAYILSFLPLADRKEASLVNRTWYFAALDSLRQENVVYDIPASSASLPVIESLARRHPSCVRLANLDSSSVSRAVIQAVSSHLGPHLRSMCLRGSSLPESAFLPLLLACPCLSSLDLGGCNSLFMAGTLLAEPEAVSQVQRALTGLQELELAGLRHLSDLSFNRLTGFMPRLARLSLARCHLTFQFEPCGGPSSTSSSALLSFHNLLRFLQERAGSLRALDLSGTGLSPRALGSLVQLEGLCLRELVLQHCKELSSEAIGLLCAHQPHLTLLDLTGCSELSDRAVLAVSRGLRSLRSLHLGKLPRLTDRAFQHVAELCSLRSLDVAECSLVSGSELVQACCSRDRQPRLTSLSLACCSLLQDRSVLSLARSLGGSLQALDLSSCCSISRASVWAISTHLPQLTVLRLAWCKEVTDGGLLGTEEAGESPSDASWSETEGRPRASLQALRQLQELDLTACSNLTDASVAKVIRFPALRRLSLSLLPELTDASLGAVARACPSLEQLSLSHCRKLTDQGFMEASSSLHRLQHLVVSGCSQLTSQTLTAIGRACGQLKSLDVSMCQGISMADVELFQARSSLQQVQSRFVGGADLSFTL, from the exons GTCATCGCCTACATCCTCAGCTTCTTGCCCCTGGCCGACAGGAAGGAGGCCTCCCTGGTGAATCGCACCTGGTACTTCGCAGCCCTGGACTCCCTGCGGCAG GAGAACGTGGTGTACGACATCCCAGCCTCCTCGGCCTCCCTGCCTGTCATTGAGAGCCTAGCCCGACGGCACCCGAGCTGCGTCCGCCTGGCCAACCTGGACAGCTCCTCTGTCTCCAGGGCCGTGATCCAGGCCGTCTCCTCTCACCTGGGGCCCCACCTGCGCAGCATGTGTCTGCGCGGGAGCAGCCTGCCCGAGTCGgccttcctgcccctcctcctggccTGCCCTTGCCTCTCCTCGCTGGACCTGGGCGGCTGCAACAGCCTCTTCATGGCCGGGACGCTGCTCGCCGAGCCCGAGGCCGTGAGCCAAGTCCAGCGAGCGCTGACCggcctccaggagctggagctggctggcCTGCGCCACCTCTCGGACCTCAGCTTCAATCGGCTCACAGGCTTCATGCCGCGCCTGGCCAGGCTCTCGCTCGCGCGCTGCCACCTCACCTTCCAGTTTGAGCCCTGCGGGggtcccagcagcaccagctcctcTGCGCTGCTGTCCTTCCACAACCTCCTGCGCTTCCTGCAGGAGCGGGCCGGCAGCCTGCGGGCCTTGGACCTGAGCGGCACTGGCCTCAGCCCACGGGCGCTGGGGTCcctggtgcagctggaggggctgtgccTCCGGGAGCTGGTGCTGCAGCACTGCAAGGAGCTCTCCAGCGAGGCCATCGGGCTCCTCTGTGCACACCAGCCTCACCTGACCCTGCTGGACCTCACGGGGTGCTCGGAGCTGTCCGACCGGGCCGTCCTGGCTGTGTCAAGGGGCCTGCGCTCCCTGCGGAGCCTGCACCTGGGGAAGCTGCCCCGgctgacagacagggcattcCAGCACGTGGCAGAGCTCTGCAGCCTGCGGAGCCTGGATGTGGCCGAGTGCAGCCTGGTGAGCGGCAGCGAGCTCGTGCAAGCGTGCTGCTCCCGCGACCGGCAGCCTCGCCTGACCTCCCTCAGCCTCgcctgctgctctctgctccaA GACCGCTCTGTCCTCTCGCTGGCCAGGTCCCTCGGCGGCTCTCTGCAGGCATTAGacctctcctcctgctgctccatCTCCCGCGCCAGCGTCTGGGCGATctccacccacctcccccagctgacTGTCCTGCGCCTGGCCTGGTGCAAGGAGGTGACAGACGGGGGCCTTCTAGGCACAGAGGAGGCCGGAGAG AGCCCCAGTGATGCCTCCTGGAGTGAGACCGAGGGGCGGCCCCGGGCCTCCCTGCAGGCACTCCGGCAGCTGCAAGAGCTGGACCTCACAGCCTGCAGCAACCTGACAGATGCCAGCGTGGCCAAG GTCATCCGCTTCCCTGCCCTGAGGCGCCTGTCCCTCAGCCTGCTGCCCGAGCTCACCGAtgccagcctgggggctgtggccagggcttgccccagcctggagcagctgtCCCTGAGTCACTGCAGGAAGCTGACTGATCAGGGCTTCATGGAAGCTTCCAGCTCTCTGCACAGGCTCCAGCACCTCGTTGTTTCTGGCTGCAGCCAGCTCACCAGCCA GACACTGACAGCCATCGGCAGGGCGTGCGGCCAGCTGAAGAGCCTGGACGTCTCCATGTGCCAGGGGATCAGCATGGCTGACGTTGAGCTCTTCCAGGCCCGAAGCTCGCTGCAGCAGGTCCAGTCCCGCTTCGTGGGGGGAGCAGACCTGTCCTTCACACTCTGA
- the LOC142020746 gene encoding uncharacterized protein LOC142020746 isoform X2 has translation MADSRTWKQVIAYILSFLPLADRKEASLVNRTWYFAALDSLRQENVVYDIPASSASLPVIESLARRHPSCVRLANLDSSSVSRAVIQAVSSHLGPHLRSMCLRGSSLPESAFLPLLLACPCLSSLDLGGCNSLFMAGTLLAEPEAVSQVQRALTGLQELELAGLRHLSDLSFNRLTGFMPRLARLSLARCHLTFQFEPCGGPSSTSSSALLSFHNLLRFLQERAGSLRALDLSGTGLSPRALGSLVQLEGLCLRELVLQHCKELSSEAIGLLCAHQPHLTLLDLTGCSELSDRAVLAVSRGLRSLRSLHLGKLPRLTDRAFQHVAELCSLRSLDVAECSLVSGSELVQACCSRDRQPRLTSLSLACCSLLQDRSVLSLARSLGGSLQALDLSSCCSISRASVWAISTHLPQLTVLRLAWCKEVTDGGLLGTEEAGESPSDASWSETEGRPRASLQALRQLQELDLTACSNLTDASVAKVIRFPALRRLSLSLLPELTDASLGAVARACPSLEQLSLSHCRKLTDQGFMEASSSLHRLQHLVVSGCSQLTSQTLTAIGRACGQLKSLDVSMCQGISMADVELFQARSSLQQVQSRFVGGADLSFTL, from the exons ATGGCAGACAGCCGCACCTGGAAACAG GTCATCGCCTACATCCTCAGCTTCTTGCCCCTGGCCGACAGGAAGGAGGCCTCCCTGGTGAATCGCACCTGGTACTTCGCAGCCCTGGACTCCCTGCGGCAG GAGAACGTGGTGTACGACATCCCAGCCTCCTCGGCCTCCCTGCCTGTCATTGAGAGCCTAGCCCGACGGCACCCGAGCTGCGTCCGCCTGGCCAACCTGGACAGCTCCTCTGTCTCCAGGGCCGTGATCCAGGCCGTCTCCTCTCACCTGGGGCCCCACCTGCGCAGCATGTGTCTGCGCGGGAGCAGCCTGCCCGAGTCGgccttcctgcccctcctcctggccTGCCCTTGCCTCTCCTCGCTGGACCTGGGCGGCTGCAACAGCCTCTTCATGGCCGGGACGCTGCTCGCCGAGCCCGAGGCCGTGAGCCAAGTCCAGCGAGCGCTGACCggcctccaggagctggagctggctggcCTGCGCCACCTCTCGGACCTCAGCTTCAATCGGCTCACAGGCTTCATGCCGCGCCTGGCCAGGCTCTCGCTCGCGCGCTGCCACCTCACCTTCCAGTTTGAGCCCTGCGGGggtcccagcagcaccagctcctcTGCGCTGCTGTCCTTCCACAACCTCCTGCGCTTCCTGCAGGAGCGGGCCGGCAGCCTGCGGGCCTTGGACCTGAGCGGCACTGGCCTCAGCCCACGGGCGCTGGGGTCcctggtgcagctggaggggctgtgccTCCGGGAGCTGGTGCTGCAGCACTGCAAGGAGCTCTCCAGCGAGGCCATCGGGCTCCTCTGTGCACACCAGCCTCACCTGACCCTGCTGGACCTCACGGGGTGCTCGGAGCTGTCCGACCGGGCCGTCCTGGCTGTGTCAAGGGGCCTGCGCTCCCTGCGGAGCCTGCACCTGGGGAAGCTGCCCCGgctgacagacagggcattcCAGCACGTGGCAGAGCTCTGCAGCCTGCGGAGCCTGGATGTGGCCGAGTGCAGCCTGGTGAGCGGCAGCGAGCTCGTGCAAGCGTGCTGCTCCCGCGACCGGCAGCCTCGCCTGACCTCCCTCAGCCTCgcctgctgctctctgctccaA GACCGCTCTGTCCTCTCGCTGGCCAGGTCCCTCGGCGGCTCTCTGCAGGCATTAGacctctcctcctgctgctccatCTCCCGCGCCAGCGTCTGGGCGATctccacccacctcccccagctgacTGTCCTGCGCCTGGCCTGGTGCAAGGAGGTGACAGACGGGGGCCTTCTAGGCACAGAGGAGGCCGGAGAG AGCCCCAGTGATGCCTCCTGGAGTGAGACCGAGGGGCGGCCCCGGGCCTCCCTGCAGGCACTCCGGCAGCTGCAAGAGCTGGACCTCACAGCCTGCAGCAACCTGACAGATGCCAGCGTGGCCAAG GTCATCCGCTTCCCTGCCCTGAGGCGCCTGTCCCTCAGCCTGCTGCCCGAGCTCACCGAtgccagcctgggggctgtggccagggcttgccccagcctggagcagctgtCCCTGAGTCACTGCAGGAAGCTGACTGATCAGGGCTTCATGGAAGCTTCCAGCTCTCTGCACAGGCTCCAGCACCTCGTTGTTTCTGGCTGCAGCCAGCTCACCAGCCA GACACTGACAGCCATCGGCAGGGCGTGCGGCCAGCTGAAGAGCCTGGACGTCTCCATGTGCCAGGGGATCAGCATGGCTGACGTTGAGCTCTTCCAGGCCCGAAGCTCGCTGCAGCAGGTCCAGTCCCGCTTCGTGGGGGGAGCAGACCTGTCCTTCACACTCTGA